From Streptomyces sp. NBC_01460, a single genomic window includes:
- a CDS encoding glycosyltransferase: MKILHVVTLHTPDHAFGGPTRVAFNLSKVQRANGDDARVMALGDGFPDGELPSHVEGVPVHLFQARHVLPMFEVSGITSAALLRTARRMMRGADLVHVHLMRDLVTLPAALLALATRTPLVVQTHGMIDPTEKKVAQLTDVLGVRKVLREADAVLHLTEMERVDVNAVAAPVPLTRTVRLVNGVRPQERKPARDPGRPPTVLYLARVQERKRPEDFIAAMPHVLAHHPDARFVLAGPDTGALAGTLALARKLGVTDSLDHVGPLEHDEVIAAGREADVYVLPAIEEPFPVSVLEAMSVGTPVVITRTCGQGPDVSGAGAGRVIDSRVGEDAANARKVADAILELLEPEAAEQAGKAAWQLVNDQFTIEAVTATLRRTYEDVVRRR, encoded by the coding sequence GTGAAAATCCTGCATGTTGTCACGCTCCACACTCCGGACCATGCCTTCGGCGGACCGACCCGGGTGGCGTTCAACCTCTCCAAGGTGCAGCGGGCGAACGGCGACGACGCACGCGTCATGGCCCTCGGCGACGGCTTCCCCGACGGTGAACTGCCCAGCCACGTGGAGGGAGTTCCCGTCCACCTCTTCCAGGCGCGGCACGTGCTCCCGATGTTCGAGGTCAGTGGCATCACCTCCGCGGCGCTGCTGCGTACCGCGCGCCGCATGATGCGCGGCGCCGACCTCGTGCACGTCCATCTGATGCGGGACCTGGTGACCCTGCCGGCGGCGCTCCTCGCGCTCGCGACCCGCACACCCCTGGTGGTCCAGACCCACGGCATGATCGACCCCACCGAGAAGAAGGTCGCCCAGCTCACCGACGTCCTCGGGGTCCGCAAGGTGCTGCGTGAGGCCGACGCCGTCCTGCACCTCACCGAGATGGAGCGGGTCGACGTGAACGCCGTCGCGGCTCCCGTGCCGCTCACCCGTACCGTGCGGCTGGTCAACGGTGTCCGCCCGCAGGAGCGCAAGCCCGCCCGCGACCCCGGCCGGCCGCCGACCGTGCTGTACCTCGCCCGCGTCCAGGAGCGCAAGCGGCCCGAGGACTTCATCGCCGCGATGCCGCACGTCCTCGCCCACCACCCGGACGCCCGCTTCGTGCTGGCCGGTCCGGACACCGGCGCGCTGGCCGGAACCCTCGCCCTCGCCCGGAAGCTGGGCGTCACGGACTCCCTCGACCATGTGGGCCCGCTGGAGCACGACGAGGTCATCGCCGCCGGGCGCGAGGCCGATGTGTACGTGCTGCCGGCGATCGAGGAGCCGTTCCCGGTCTCGGTCCTGGAGGCGATGTCGGTCGGCACCCCGGTCGTCATCACCCGCACCTGCGGGCAGGGCCCCGACGTGTCGGGGGCCGGTGCGGGCCGGGTCATCGACAGCCGGGTCGGCGAGGACGCGGCCAACGCCCGTAAGGTCGCCGACGCGATCCTGGAGCTGCTGGAGCCGGAGGCCGCGGAGCAGGCGGGCAAGGCCGCCTGGCAGCTGGTCAACGACCAGTTCACCATCGAGGCCGTCACCGCCACCCTCCGGCGGACCTACGAGGACGTGGTCCGCCGGAGGTGA
- a CDS encoding glycosyltransferase family 2 protein, with translation MSKLPIAVAIPTKNEGLNIAEAVKSVLGHFEAVVVVDSHSTDDTAKIAEECGAEVVTYTWDGGHPRKKQWCLENVRTDLDWILLLDGDERLSPGLLAELRRIFADPAAPKPAAYDIPLGYWFSGKRLRHGYTIRKRSLTDRTRCHYPEVGDLAAPGIGEVEGHYQPVAATAEALSNPIEHQDLDPVTAWFERHNRYSDWEAWLEHHPDVKEQVRKVKSRQGQLFHKAPFKPLVSFAYMYVYRRGFLDGRAGLDFALAMSFYRWQIALKSRERPGG, from the coding sequence ATGAGCAAGCTGCCCATCGCCGTGGCGATCCCCACGAAGAACGAGGGCCTGAACATCGCCGAGGCGGTGAAGTCGGTCCTGGGCCACTTCGAGGCCGTCGTCGTGGTGGACTCCCACAGCACCGACGACACCGCGAAGATCGCCGAGGAGTGCGGGGCCGAAGTGGTCACGTACACCTGGGACGGCGGGCATCCGCGCAAGAAGCAGTGGTGCCTGGAGAACGTCCGCACGGACCTGGACTGGATCCTGCTGCTCGACGGCGACGAGCGGCTCAGCCCCGGGCTGCTGGCGGAGCTGCGGCGGATCTTCGCCGACCCGGCCGCCCCGAAGCCGGCGGCGTACGACATACCGCTGGGCTACTGGTTCTCGGGGAAGCGGCTGCGGCACGGGTACACCATCCGCAAGCGGTCGCTGACCGACCGGACCCGGTGCCACTACCCGGAGGTCGGCGACCTCGCCGCGCCCGGCATCGGGGAGGTCGAGGGGCACTACCAGCCGGTCGCCGCGACGGCCGAGGCGCTCAGCAACCCCATCGAGCACCAGGACCTCGACCCCGTCACCGCCTGGTTCGAGCGCCACAACCGGTACTCGGACTGGGAGGCGTGGCTGGAGCACCACCCCGATGTCAAGGAGCAGGTACGGAAGGTGAAGTCCCGTCAGGGGCAGCTCTTCCACAAGGCGCCGTTCAAGCCGCTGGTGTCCTTCGCCTACATGTACGTCTACCGGCGGGGCTTCCTGGACGGACGGGCGGGGCTGGACTTCGCGCTGGCCATGAGCTTCTACCGCTGGCAGATCGCTCTCAAGTCCCGCGAGAGGCCCGGAGGCTGA
- a CDS encoding LamG domain-containing protein → MMNGSTGRRSGGSGRVRAASAALCLFAGALTATAAGASPAAALTPPVSLTADDLTTWQTNGIVWSMAATDGVVYAGGTFSTVRPPDAPAGTSEQPAVNFAAFDAATGAPTGCSLSFTLSSGTATVRALALSPDGDTLYAGGQFGAVNGVGVSNIVAVDTATCTPRQDFKIAVSATVRALDATADTVYLGGDFTSVGGQTRNSFAAVTTGADLLPWTANADEVARAVEVTPDGQHVALGGDFFTVNGTTSHALAVVDATTGALTRSYPGFIPNTSTVQDLTSDATGLYTANEGTGGGVFDGRIAIDLDDYQQRWRDTCLGATQAVLVHSGVLYSGSHAHDCASMGGFPDQPRRHLLAQSVDDPKLLPWFPDTNDGIGEPVGPRVMTQTDKGGRHYLWVGGEFTTVNGGGQQGLTRFADGPDTGAPWVPNVSLSTVSPGKIDVNWQTSFDTDDGELTYRIYKDGATTPVHTVTGYSLFWDRPQLKWTDTDVAAGETHSYRITASDGTNTSAKSPAQSATVAASTQPYPARVLSDGASLYWRYDEGTSTFAADTTGGMNNGFLRNGPAYRQTPAAIAGASTAIGFDGSSDYAYSNKLQSPPTRFTVETWIKTTTTRGGKIIGFGNLTMQNSTRYDKQVYMANNGRLVFGVYSGGYRTVTTLGAWNDGEWHHVVATQGTGGMALYVDGQLRASNFLYSSSESYPGYWRVGGDNLASWPNRPTSNFFAGQIDETAVYPTALNSSTVSAHYALRTAE, encoded by the coding sequence ATGATGAACGGAAGCACGGGGCGGAGATCTGGGGGAAGCGGCCGCGTACGGGCCGCCTCCGCCGCACTCTGCCTGTTCGCCGGCGCCCTGACCGCGACAGCGGCCGGGGCCTCCCCGGCGGCCGCACTGACACCTCCGGTGTCCCTCACGGCCGACGACCTCACCACCTGGCAGACCAACGGCATCGTCTGGTCGATGGCCGCGACGGACGGGGTCGTCTACGCCGGCGGCACCTTCTCCACCGTCCGGCCGCCCGACGCGCCGGCGGGGACATCGGAACAGCCCGCGGTCAACTTCGCGGCGTTCGACGCGGCGACGGGCGCTCCGACGGGGTGCAGCCTGTCGTTCACGCTCTCCTCCGGGACGGCGACCGTACGGGCGCTCGCACTCTCCCCCGACGGGGACACCCTGTACGCGGGCGGCCAGTTCGGCGCGGTGAACGGGGTCGGTGTCAGCAACATCGTGGCCGTGGACACCGCGACCTGCACACCGCGCCAGGACTTCAAGATCGCCGTGTCGGCGACGGTGCGGGCGCTGGACGCGACCGCGGACACCGTCTATCTGGGCGGTGACTTCACCAGTGTGGGCGGCCAGACGAGGAACAGCTTCGCCGCCGTCACCACGGGTGCGGACCTCCTGCCGTGGACCGCGAACGCCGACGAGGTGGCGCGGGCGGTCGAGGTGACCCCCGACGGGCAGCACGTGGCGCTCGGCGGCGACTTCTTCACCGTCAACGGCACCACCTCGCACGCCCTGGCCGTGGTGGACGCCACCACGGGCGCGCTCACCAGGAGCTATCCGGGCTTCATCCCGAACACCTCGACGGTGCAGGACCTCACGTCGGACGCGACCGGGCTCTACACCGCCAACGAGGGCACCGGCGGCGGGGTGTTCGACGGCCGGATCGCCATCGACCTCGACGACTACCAGCAGCGCTGGCGGGACACCTGCCTGGGCGCCACCCAGGCCGTCCTGGTCCACTCGGGCGTGCTATACAGCGGAAGCCACGCCCACGACTGCGCCAGCATGGGCGGCTTCCCGGACCAGCCGCGCAGGCACCTGCTGGCCCAGTCCGTCGACGACCCGAAGCTCCTGCCCTGGTTCCCGGACACGAACGACGGCATCGGTGAGCCCGTCGGGCCCCGGGTGATGACGCAGACCGACAAGGGCGGACGTCACTACCTCTGGGTCGGCGGGGAGTTCACCACCGTCAACGGCGGCGGCCAGCAGGGCCTGACCCGGTTCGCCGACGGCCCGGACACCGGCGCCCCGTGGGTTCCCAACGTCAGCCTCTCGACGGTCTCCCCGGGGAAGATCGACGTCAACTGGCAGACCAGCTTCGACACCGACGACGGCGAGCTGACCTACCGGATCTACAAGGACGGCGCGACCACACCCGTCCACACCGTCACCGGCTACTCGCTGTTCTGGGACCGGCCGCAGCTGAAGTGGACGGACACCGACGTGGCGGCGGGCGAGACGCACTCGTACCGCATCACCGCGAGCGACGGCACCAACACCAGCGCCAAGTCCCCCGCGCAGTCCGCGACCGTGGCCGCGTCGACGCAGCCCTATCCGGCGCGGGTGCTGTCCGACGGCGCCTCGCTGTACTGGCGCTACGACGAGGGCACCTCCACCTTCGCGGCGGACACCACGGGCGGGATGAACAACGGCTTCCTGCGCAACGGGCCCGCCTACCGGCAGACCCCGGCCGCGATCGCGGGCGCCTCGACCGCCATCGGCTTCGACGGTTCCAGCGACTACGCCTACAGCAACAAGCTCCAGAGCCCGCCCACCCGCTTCACCGTGGAGACCTGGATCAAGACCACCACCACCAGGGGCGGCAAGATCATCGGCTTCGGCAACCTGACGATGCAGAACAGCACCCGTTACGACAAGCAGGTGTACATGGCCAACAACGGGCGGCTGGTCTTCGGCGTCTACAGCGGCGGGTACCGCACGGTCACCACGCTCGGGGCCTGGAACGACGGCGAGTGGCACCACGTCGTCGCCACCCAGGGCACCGGCGGCATGGCGCTGTACGTCGACGGGCAGCTGCGCGCGTCGAACTTCCTGTACAGCTCCAGCGAGAGCTACCCCGGGTACTGGCGGGTCGGCGGCGACAACCTCGCCAGCTGGCCGAACCGTCCGACGAGCAACTTCTTCGCCGGTCAGATCGACGAGACCGCCGTGTACCCGACCGCGCTGAACTCCTCCACGGTCAGCGCGCACTACGCCCTGAGGACGGCTGAATGA
- a CDS encoding LamG-like jellyroll fold domain-containing protein, producing MRGPGRLRRNRAGSLTSALALAAGLLGGASVAAPPAAALTPPVGFTADALSTYQTNGIVWALAEAGGVVYAGGTFSGIRPAGSPAGSNTTAAANFAAFDAATGAPTGCSLSFTRSSGTATVRALAVSPDRSTLYAGGYFNAVNGTAVNGLTAIDTASCRPRTGFAPQFGATVRALDVAADGTVYAGGDFRTVNGTPRGFFGAVTASGALTGWNPGADQPGRALKVTPDGDSVLIGGGFFTVGGAASHALAVTSASTGAVTRAYGASFIPPSAVIKDIVTDAASDGWYAAGEGAGGASFDGRLAMELDGFDQRWRDTCQGATQALRVHRGVLYAGSHVHDCSSMGGFPNQVRKHLTAQSVDDPGLLGWLPDTNDGIGEPVGPRALTVSSRGGRDFLWVGGEFTTVNGAGQQALTRFANTPDTGAPTVPVVSASAPRAGEVRVSWRSGLDLDDSLLTYRVYRDGGSTPVYTTTGSSLFFSRPQLTFTDRNVVAGRTYSYRITASDGTNTSGLSPAAPVTAASSASPYQEEVLADGADLYWRYDEASGAFAADASESGNGGVYVNAPSYRATPSAVAGSAALSLNGTDEYVHSDRLHHYTSPSPYSVETWFRTTSANGGRIIGYGNNIGTARGHTSSISDKLVYLTNDGRLAFGVQSGSTRPTITSAGSYNDGDWHHAVATQGPSGMVLYVDGEAVGTNAATGNRSYNGFWRVGGDAMNNAWPNRPTSDYFAGQVDETAVYPSALTAAQVAEHHELAGTPPGPGDSTVTVAPDEDAYVNGVAANTNYNDSQLASRGTTAYIGYLRFTLPPAAAGQVLRSARLTFRTSSDSTAGSAENHSIVPVTGTWTESAVTHNTRPTLSTSVLGTISGATSVSTGYSAELNASALGGALGSATSLALTGSGTDSLRIWSSEATAAYRPQLVLTFGDE from the coding sequence ATGAGAGGGCCCGGACGTCTCAGACGTAACCGGGCCGGATCCCTCACCTCGGCCCTGGCGCTCGCCGCGGGCCTGCTCGGCGGCGCGTCCGTCGCCGCTCCCCCGGCGGCCGCGCTCACCCCACCGGTCGGCTTCACCGCCGACGCCCTGTCCACGTACCAGACCAACGGCATCGTCTGGGCCCTGGCCGAGGCCGGCGGGGTGGTCTACGCGGGCGGCACCTTCTCCGGGATCAGGCCCGCCGGCTCCCCCGCGGGGAGCAACACGACGGCCGCCGCGAACTTCGCGGCGTTCGACGCGGCCACCGGTGCGCCCACCGGCTGCTCGCTCTCCTTCACCCGCAGCAGCGGCACGGCCACGGTCCGGGCGCTCGCCGTCTCGCCCGACCGGTCCACGCTCTACGCCGGTGGGTACTTCAACGCCGTCAACGGGACGGCCGTCAACGGCCTGACCGCGATCGACACCGCCTCCTGCCGTCCGCGCACCGGCTTCGCCCCCCAGTTCGGGGCGACGGTGCGCGCGCTCGACGTCGCGGCGGACGGCACCGTCTACGCGGGCGGCGACTTCCGGACCGTCAACGGCACGCCCAGGGGCTTCTTCGGCGCGGTCACCGCCTCCGGCGCGCTCACCGGCTGGAATCCGGGCGCGGACCAGCCCGGACGCGCCCTGAAGGTGACGCCGGACGGGGACAGCGTCCTGATCGGCGGCGGCTTCTTCACCGTCGGCGGCGCCGCCTCGCACGCGCTCGCGGTGACCAGCGCCTCCACGGGCGCCGTCACGCGCGCCTACGGGGCCTCCTTCATCCCGCCGTCCGCCGTCATCAAGGACATCGTCACCGACGCGGCGTCCGACGGCTGGTACGCGGCGGGAGAGGGTGCGGGCGGCGCCTCCTTCGACGGCCGGCTCGCCATGGAGCTCGACGGCTTCGACCAGCGCTGGCGGGACACCTGCCAGGGCGCGACACAGGCACTCCGGGTCCACCGGGGCGTGCTCTACGCGGGCAGCCATGTGCACGACTGCTCGTCCATGGGCGGTTTCCCCAACCAGGTCCGCAAGCATCTGACGGCCCAGTCCGTCGACGACCCCGGTCTGCTGGGCTGGCTCCCGGACACCAACGACGGCATCGGCGAGCCGGTCGGGCCGCGGGCGCTGACCGTGTCCTCCCGGGGCGGCCGGGACTTCCTCTGGGTCGGCGGCGAGTTCACCACCGTCAACGGGGCCGGCCAGCAGGCACTGACGCGGTTCGCGAACACCCCGGACACCGGGGCGCCCACCGTACCGGTGGTGAGCGCGTCGGCGCCGCGGGCCGGTGAGGTCAGGGTCAGCTGGCGCAGCGGTCTGGACCTGGACGACAGCCTGCTGACCTACCGGGTCTACCGCGACGGCGGCTCGACACCGGTGTACACGACGACGGGCTCGTCACTGTTCTTCAGCAGACCGCAGCTGACGTTCACCGACCGGAACGTGGTGGCGGGCCGGACGTACAGCTACCGGATCACGGCGAGCGACGGCACGAACACCAGCGGGCTGTCCCCCGCGGCCCCGGTGACCGCCGCGTCCTCCGCCTCGCCCTACCAGGAGGAGGTCCTGGCGGACGGGGCCGATCTGTACTGGCGTTACGACGAGGCCTCCGGCGCCTTCGCGGCCGACGCCTCGGAGAGCGGCAACGGCGGGGTGTACGTGAACGCGCCGTCCTACCGGGCCACACCGTCCGCGGTGGCGGGTTCCGCCGCGCTCTCCCTCAACGGCACCGACGAGTACGTCCACAGCGACCGGCTTCATCACTACACCTCGCCGTCGCCCTACTCGGTCGAGACCTGGTTCCGCACCACGTCGGCGAACGGTGGCCGGATCATCGGCTACGGCAACAACATCGGCACCGCGCGGGGCCACACGAGCAGCATCTCCGACAAGCTGGTGTACCTGACGAACGACGGCCGGCTCGCCTTCGGGGTCCAGAGCGGCAGCACCCGGCCCACCATCACCTCGGCCGGTTCCTACAACGACGGCGACTGGCACCACGCCGTGGCCACGCAGGGACCGTCCGGCATGGTGCTGTACGTCGACGGGGAGGCGGTCGGCACGAACGCGGCGACCGGGAACCGCTCGTACAACGGGTTCTGGCGGGTGGGCGGCGACGCCATGAACAACGCCTGGCCGAACCGCCCCACGAGCGACTACTTCGCCGGGCAGGTCGACGAGACCGCGGTCTACCCGTCGGCGCTGACCGCCGCGCAGGTGGCCGAGCACCACGAGCTGGCCGGCACGCCGCCGGGGCCGGGCGACAGCACCGTCACCGTCGCCCCGGACGAGGACGCCTACGTCAACGGCGTGGCGGCGAACACGAACTACAACGACTCCCAGCTCGCCTCGCGCGGCACCACGGCCTACATCGGCTACCTGCGCTTCACCCTGCCGCCGGCTGCGGCCGGCCAGGTGCTCAGGAGCGCGCGGCTCACCTTCCGTACCTCGTCGGACTCGACGGCGGGTTCGGCCGAGAACCACAGCATCGTGCCGGTCACCGGCACGTGGACCGAATCGGCGGTCACCCACAACACCCGGCCGACGCTCTCCACGTCCGTGCTGGGGACCATCAGCGGCGCGACCTCGGTCTCCACCGGCTATTCGGCGGAACTGAACGCGTCCGCACTGGGCGGGGCCCTCGGCTCCGCCACCTCACTCGCCCTGACCGGCAGCGGGACGGACAGTCTCCGCATCTGGTCGAGCGAGGCAACGGCGGCCTACCGGCCGCAGCTCGTCCTCACCTTCGGAGATGAATGA
- the gmd gene encoding GDP-mannose 4,6-dehydratase — MAKTALITGVTGQDGSYLSELLLEKGYTVHGLIRRSSSFNTERIDHIYQGPEEANRSFVLHHADLSDGVALVNLLRDIQPDEVYNLGAQSHVRVSFDAPLYTGDVTGLGTVRLLEAVRASGIDTRVYQASSSEMFGASPPPQNEKTPFHPRSPYSVAKVYAYWATVNYREAYGMFATNGILFNHESPRRGETFVTRKITRGVARIKAGLQDRLHLGNLDAVRDWGYAPEYVEAMWRMLQCDSPDDFVVATGEGVSVRQFLEYAFEHAGLDWAEHVRYDPKYERPSEVDALIGDASKAEELLGWKPEVKSRELARIMVDADIRLLSDQLTGSAVRVDR; from the coding sequence ATGGCCAAAACCGCACTCATCACCGGCGTGACCGGACAGGACGGTTCGTACCTGTCGGAGCTGCTGCTCGAGAAGGGGTACACGGTCCACGGACTGATACGCCGTTCGTCGAGCTTCAACACGGAGCGGATCGACCACATCTACCAGGGGCCCGAGGAAGCGAATCGTTCCTTCGTGCTCCATCACGCCGACCTCTCCGACGGCGTCGCCCTGGTGAACCTCCTGCGGGACATACAGCCCGACGAGGTCTACAACCTCGGGGCCCAGTCCCATGTCCGGGTGTCCTTCGACGCCCCGCTGTACACCGGCGACGTCACGGGGCTCGGGACGGTGCGGCTGCTGGAGGCGGTCCGTGCCAGCGGCATCGACACCCGGGTCTACCAGGCGTCGTCGTCCGAGATGTTCGGCGCGAGCCCGCCCCCGCAGAACGAGAAGACCCCGTTCCACCCGCGCAGCCCCTACAGCGTGGCCAAGGTCTACGCGTACTGGGCGACGGTCAACTACCGCGAGGCGTACGGCATGTTCGCCACGAACGGGATCCTCTTCAACCACGAGTCCCCGCGCCGCGGCGAGACCTTCGTGACCCGCAAGATCACCCGCGGGGTGGCGAGGATCAAGGCCGGTCTGCAGGACCGGCTTCACCTGGGCAACCTGGACGCCGTACGCGACTGGGGGTACGCCCCCGAGTACGTGGAGGCGATGTGGCGGATGCTCCAGTGCGACAGCCCCGACGACTTCGTGGTGGCCACCGGTGAGGGGGTCAGTGTCCGCCAGTTCCTGGAGTACGCCTTCGAGCACGCGGGCCTCGACTGGGCGGAGCACGTCCGCTACGACCCGAAGTACGAGCGCCCCAGCGAGGTCGACGCGCTGATCGGTGACGCGTCCAAGGCGGAGGAACTCCTCGGCTGGAAGCCGGAGGTGAAGTCGCGCGAGCTGGCCCGGATCATGGTGGACGCGGACATCCGGCTGCTGAGCGACCAGCTCACGGGCTCCGCGGTCCGGGTGGACCGATGA
- a CDS encoding GDP-L-fucose synthase family protein has translation MTTDLPGPPQESVRPLLRPGARIFVAGHRGLVGSALVRRLTADGHEVITRGRDELDLREAAPTEAFLRDARPDAVVLAAAKVGGIMANSTSPVQFLEDNLRIQLAVIAGAHAAGVQRLLFLGSSCIYPKHAPQPIPEGALLTGPLEPTNEAYALAKIAGIVQIQSYRRQYGASYISAMPTNLYGPGDNFDLETSHVLPALIRRFHEAKRDGADEVTLWGSGSPRREFLHVDDLAAACARLLETYDGDEPVNVGCGEDLSIRELAETVRNVTEFQGRIVWDTSKPDGTPRKLLDVSRLSSLGFKPQIPLRDGIARTYAWWLGRQAPLG, from the coding sequence ATGACGACTGATCTCCCCGGCCCACCCCAGGAATCCGTCCGCCCCCTGCTGCGCCCCGGCGCCCGCATATTCGTCGCGGGCCACCGCGGCCTCGTCGGCTCGGCGCTGGTGCGCCGCCTCACCGCCGACGGCCACGAGGTGATCACCCGCGGCCGCGACGAGCTCGACCTGCGCGAGGCCGCGCCGACCGAGGCGTTCCTGCGTGACGCCCGCCCGGACGCGGTCGTGCTGGCCGCCGCCAAGGTGGGCGGGATCATGGCCAACAGCACCAGCCCGGTGCAGTTCCTGGAGGACAACCTCCGAATCCAGCTCGCCGTGATCGCGGGCGCGCACGCCGCCGGAGTCCAGCGGCTGCTCTTCCTCGGCTCCTCGTGCATCTATCCCAAGCACGCCCCCCAGCCCATCCCCGAGGGCGCCCTGCTCACCGGCCCGCTCGAGCCGACCAACGAGGCCTACGCGCTCGCCAAGATCGCCGGCATCGTGCAGATCCAGTCCTACCGCCGGCAGTACGGCGCCTCGTACATCAGCGCCATGCCGACCAACCTCTACGGCCCCGGGGACAACTTCGACCTGGAGACCTCGCACGTGCTGCCCGCCCTGATCCGCCGCTTCCACGAGGCGAAGCGGGACGGCGCGGACGAGGTCACCCTCTGGGGGTCGGGCAGCCCCCGACGCGAGTTCCTCCACGTCGACGACCTCGCCGCCGCCTGTGCGCGGCTGCTGGAGACCTACGACGGCGACGAACCCGTCAACGTCGGCTGCGGCGAGGACCTCTCGATCCGCGAACTGGCCGAGACCGTTCGAAACGTGACGGAGTTTCAGGGCCGCATTGTCTGGGACACCTCGAAGCCCGACGGCACCCCGCGCAAGCTCCTGGACGTGTCCCGGCTCTCCTCCCTCGGCTTCAAGCCGCAGATTCCCCTGCGGGACGGCATCGCCCGCACCTACGCCTGGTGGCTCGGCCGCCAGGCCCCCCTGGGCTGA
- a CDS encoding sugar transferase produces MGHVETPESDISGPVGLAGTPRPRTAGSNNRTVAHTQVWRAPTTVERDHAERPRARTSPVPRVPFLVLTDLLGLGIPAWLVLRAGDQPGPLTAAASAALVWTGVRAVRGRYGHRLPGEAPEAAHLPFGDWLALIGALALLLAVTGGGLDPATAVAALVPGLAVALLAGAAVRRRRPGAGPRGGRRVLVVGEAAGLDRAVRLLNSRADHPYTAVAVVPVGPAAPASGTPVPGRLAPEPADDDVSTVLGGAFAHDADLVLVAPGPQLDDDRLRRLSWGLHDGGLAVCVLSDLSGVAAGRVRPASAAGLTLLHVTPPLRRGPQTVLKTVVDRTGAALGLLALAPLFFGVALAVRLSSPGPVFHRQTRHGRHNRPFTMWKFRTMVADAEARREQLSTANESEGPMFKMRRDPRVTRIGHALRRTSVDELPQLLNVLRGDMSLVGPRPPLPEEVSRYDERELRRLAVRPGLTGLWQVSGRSDLSWQETVSLDLWYVDNWSVATDMGLLARTVRAVTDGRGAY; encoded by the coding sequence ATGGGGCATGTCGAAACACCTGAATCGGATATATCCGGGCCCGTCGGGCTCGCGGGGACACCACGACCGCGTACCGCCGGGTCCAACAACCGCACGGTGGCTCACACGCAGGTGTGGAGAGCCCCGACGACTGTCGAGCGCGACCACGCGGAGAGACCGCGGGCGAGGACCTCGCCCGTTCCGCGTGTGCCCTTCCTCGTCCTGACCGATCTGCTGGGCCTGGGGATTCCCGCCTGGCTCGTGCTGCGGGCCGGCGACCAGCCGGGTCCGCTGACCGCCGCGGCATCGGCGGCCCTGGTGTGGACCGGTGTGCGCGCGGTGCGCGGCCGGTACGGGCACCGGCTGCCGGGGGAAGCCCCTGAGGCGGCCCACCTGCCCTTCGGCGACTGGCTGGCGCTCATCGGGGCACTGGCCCTGCTCCTGGCCGTGACGGGCGGTGGCCTCGACCCGGCGACCGCCGTGGCGGCGCTGGTGCCCGGACTGGCTGTGGCCCTGCTCGCGGGGGCCGCGGTCCGCCGCCGGCGTCCGGGGGCGGGACCGCGTGGGGGACGCCGGGTCCTGGTGGTCGGCGAGGCGGCCGGCCTGGACCGGGCGGTGAGGCTGCTCAACTCCCGTGCGGACCACCCGTACACGGCGGTGGCGGTGGTCCCGGTGGGTCCGGCGGCACCGGCCTCCGGGACGCCCGTCCCGGGGCGGCTGGCACCCGAACCGGCCGACGACGACGTGTCCACGGTGCTCGGCGGGGCCTTCGCCCATGACGCGGACCTCGTGCTCGTCGCGCCGGGTCCGCAGCTCGACGACGACCGGCTCCGCCGGCTGTCGTGGGGCCTGCACGACGGCGGGCTGGCCGTCTGCGTGCTCTCGGACCTCTCGGGGGTCGCCGCCGGCCGGGTGCGGCCCGCGTCCGCCGCCGGGCTGACGCTGCTGCACGTGACGCCTCCGCTGCGGCGCGGTCCGCAGACCGTGCTCAAGACCGTGGTGGACCGGACCGGTGCCGCGCTCGGGCTGCTGGCGCTCGCCCCGCTGTTCTTCGGGGTGGCCCTGGCGGTACGGCTCTCGTCGCCCGGTCCCGTGTTCCACCGTCAGACCCGGCACGGGCGGCACAACAGGCCCTTCACCATGTGGAAGTTCCGCACGATGGTGGCCGACGCGGAGGCCCGCAGGGAACAGCTCTCGACGGCCAACGAGAGCGAGGGCCCGATGTTCAAGATGCGTCGCGATCCGCGGGTGACCCGGATCGGCCACGCCCTGCGCCGGACGTCCGTGGACGAGCTCCCGCAGCTCCTCAACGTGCTGCGGGGTGACATGTCCCTGGTCGGCCCACGTCCGCCGCTTCCGGAGGAGGTGTCGCGCTACGACGAACGGGAGCTGCGCCGGCTGGCGGTCCGGCCCGGCCTGACCGGCCTCTGGCAGGTCAGCGGCAGGTCCGACCTGTCCTGGCAGGAGACGGTGTCGCTGGACCTCTGGTACGTCGACAACTGGTCGGTGGCCACGGACATGGGGCTCCTGGCCCGGACGGTGCGCGCCGTCACCGACGGCCGCGGAGCGTACTGA
- a CDS encoding ankyrin repeat domain-containing protein, producing the protein MEPLSEEQTDQLVVIVTDLARQGRTEELLEFFDHGLPVDVQDAGGNTALMLAAYHGHTATVRALIGRGADVDLRNGRDQSPVAGALFKGEDAIVGALVEAGADLDAGTPSARATAEMFGRTALLA; encoded by the coding sequence ATGGAACCGCTTTCCGAGGAACAGACCGACCAGCTCGTCGTGATCGTGACGGATCTGGCCAGGCAGGGGCGTACGGAAGAGCTCCTGGAGTTCTTCGACCACGGTCTGCCGGTCGACGTCCAGGACGCCGGGGGCAACACGGCGCTGATGCTCGCCGCGTACCACGGGCACACGGCGACCGTGCGCGCGCTCATCGGGCGCGGCGCCGACGTCGATCTGCGCAACGGCCGGGACCAGTCCCCGGTGGCGGGCGCCCTGTTCAAGGGTGAGGACGCGATCGTGGGCGCGCTGGTCGAGGCGGGCGCCGACCTCGACGCGGGGACCCCCAGCGCGCGGGCCACGGCCGAGATGTTCGGGAGGACGGCCCTGCTGGCGTAG